A single region of the Pelobates fuscus isolate aPelFus1 chromosome 4, aPelFus1.pri, whole genome shotgun sequence genome encodes:
- the TMEM158 gene encoding transmembrane protein 158 translates to MRVLRLYPPCSLIRGLLALLAICVQPPTQGWSQQDQGEEDVIFLPINSSTRSMANLEFDLPNEERTSAKEHLEVHQGTRAGQARDLTSSLPPPLPSESSASNTWDSSSSQRDTLILSPHKPQDLHPSHPQQLGAPHCNISVQRLMITSLLVRWGRQLGFQCDLLLFSTNNHGRAFFSAAYNRVVSPVVIEHIGVAGAQQEFRLCVGCGWSRGRRSGHLRHQQASAYSSSSTFSFISSSSSSADSHNSLLGESVNFCCLDFSLEELRGEQGWRMNRKPIESTLVACFMTLVIIVWSVAALIWPVPIIAGFLPNGMEQRRTSSK, encoded by the coding sequence ATGAGGGTGCTGCGCCTCTACCCTCCCTGCAGTCTGATCCGGGGGCTCCTGGCTTTGCTGGCCATCTGCGTCCAGCCCCCAACCCAAGGATGGAGCCAGCAAGATCAGGGGGAAGAAGATGTTATTTTCCTGCCTATTAACTCTTCCACCAGGTCTATGGCCAACTTGGAGTTTGATCTCCCCAATGAAGAGAGAACCAGTGCTAAGGAACATCTAGAAGTACATCAGGGGACTAGGGCTGGGCAGGCAAGGGATCTAACCTCTTCTCTTCCACCACCTCTTCCTTCTGAGTCCTCTGCTAGCAACACATGGGacagcagcagcagccagagagacacTTTAATCCTGTCTCCCCACAAGCCTCAGGATTTGCACCCTTCCCACCCTCAGCAGCTAGGGGCACCTCACTGCAACATAAGTGTCCAGAGGTTGATGATCACCTCCTTGTTGGTGCGCTGGGGACGCCAACTGGGTTTCCAGTGTGACCTGTTGCTCTTTTCCACCAATAACCACGGCAGAGCCTTTTTCTCAGCCGCCTACAATCGTGTGGTGTCCCCAGTGGTCATTGAGCATATTGGGGTAGCTGGTGCCCAGCAGGAGTTTCGACTTTGCGTGGGATGTGGATGGTCCAGGGGCCGACGAAGTGGGCATCTCAGACACCAGCAAGCTTCTGCCTATTCATCATCTTCTACTTTTTCCTTTATCTCTTCGTCCTCCTCCTCAGCAGACTCTCATAACTCGTTGCTGGGGGAATCAGTGAATTTCTGCTGCCTGGATTTCAGTTTGGAAGAACTGAGAGGGGAACAGGGCTGGAGGATGAACCGAAAGCCCATTGAATCTACTTTGGTGGCTTGTTTCATGACTTTGGTGATTATTGTCTGGAGCGTTGCTGCTCTCATCTGGCCAGTACCTATCATTGCAGGGTTCTTGCCTAATGGAATGGAACAGAGGAGGACAAGtagtaaatag